A window of Limosilactobacillus reuteri genomic DNA:
CACCCTTAGCTTCACCGCGCATATGACCACGTTGAACCTTACGGTGCTTTACACGTTTTGGTACTAACATGTGTTACTTCCCTCCTTGTTCATCATTGTTTGAGTTCTTCTTAGTAGGAAGTACTTCACCACGGTAAATCCAAGTCTTTACACCAAGAACACCGTATGTAGTGTTGGCTTCGTCCCAAGAATAATCGATATCAGCACGGAGTGTATGCAATGGAACGGTACCATCAGAGTATGATTCGATCCGTGACATATCTGCACCGTTCAAACGACCAGCAACTTGAGTCTTAATACCCTTAGCACCAGCACGCATAGCACGTTGCATAGCTCCACGCATAGCACGACGGAAGGCAATACGAGCTTCTAATTGCCGTGCAATACTCTCACCAACAAGGTGAGCATCTAAATCTGGCTTCTTAATTTCCACAATGTTAATGTGAACACGTTTACCAGTTAATTTGTTAAGTTCTTTACGAAGCGCTTCAACTTCTGAACCACCTTTACCAATAACCATTCCTGGCTTGGCAGTATGAATTGATACGTTTACGCGGTTAGCTGCACGTTCAATTTCAACGGTTGATACAGAGGCATCAGCAAGTCGCTTTTCAATATACTTACGGATTCGAAGGTCTTCGTTAAGGTAATCAGCAAAGTCCTTGTCAGCGTACCACTTTGCAGTCCAATCACGAATAACCCCAACACGAAAACCATTAGGATTGATCTTTTGACCCACTATTCATTCCTCCTATCGTTCTGTAACAACCACTGTAATATGACTAGTCCGCTTGTTAATTGGAGAAGCAGAACCCTTTGCACGAGGACGGAACCGCTTAAGAGTTGGTCCTTCGTTAGCAAAGGCTTCACTTACAACCAATGAAGCACGATCTAAGTCGAAATTGTTTTCAGCGTTTGCAACAGCAGATTTTAATACTTTTTCAACATCTGAAGCGGCACCACGAGGGGTGAACTTCAAAATAGCAAATGCTTCGGCAACACTCTTGCCACGAATAGCATCTAATACAAGACGAGCCTTACGAGCAGAAACCCGTACCATCTTGGCAGTAGCCTTAGCTGACTTAATGTTTTCAGCCATATGTTATTTCACCCTCCTTACTTACCTGTCTTCTTGTCATCAGAAGCATGACCATGGAAAGTCCGAGTAGGAACAAATTCACCTAACTTATGACCAACCATGTCTTCTTGTACGTAAACTGGCACGTGCTTCCGACCATCATA
This region includes:
- the rplV gene encoding 50S ribosomal protein L22 — translated: MAENIKSAKATAKMVRVSARKARLVLDAIRGKSVAEAFAILKFTPRGAASDVEKVLKSAVANAENNFDLDRASLVVSEAFANEGPTLKRFRPRAKGSASPINKRTSHITVVVTER
- the rpsC gene encoding 30S ribosomal protein S3, which codes for MGQKINPNGFRVGVIRDWTAKWYADKDFADYLNEDLRIRKYIEKRLADASVSTVEIERAANRVNVSIHTAKPGMVIGKGGSEVEALRKELNKLTGKRVHINIVEIKKPDLDAHLVGESIARQLEARIAFRRAMRGAMQRAMRAGAKGIKTQVAGRLNGADMSRIESYSDGTVPLHTLRADIDYSWDEANTTYGVLGVKTWIYRGEVLPTKKNSNNDEQGGK